A portion of the Streptomyces coeruleoprunus genome contains these proteins:
- the tap gene encoding telomere-associated protein Tap: protein MPNEQETLFSAVDALLEQVAQDPLPPPAERKRLREAAGLTQDQVAKVLNTRRESIGNWESGRSEPRPPKRAAYARLLDGLADRFPPEPEPEPEPEPEPAAQAEPEPAPQPEPQLASGLRPEPEPQSKPQPEPEPHAAVPPAAPPAPAAADVPPPAEPHVPPQATAPVAAPARTRAPAARRPAASAPSPETSADDGFANGPLGVLDGDGALYCTGGLVLDCPARTIPALAEWTLAESRLGAPRLHPWGKDADPLIVLTAAAAERLGLPPVLEDRRGLRLPENHKAVRQVTRAGWRLTRRGFGPWARIYRPADGGRRQCVQLAVLPWGALDSRSWGDAADLEPAELARVLGVYATRVITPRGSTAVCGLEAMTALRPPTRAVRDEQTGAWVSGPVPGSLTHPVDPAPPEAPAEHPAVAALYPRGHQRTPAEVLEEEAYDWIRDPQLLTDAECERAYAVGIDVNTAFLAAANRLSVGLGAPVHVKEPVFDRKTPGSWLVDLSGIELDPRLPSPFTPHGGRPDGPAWYATPTVAYAQELIETYGLPGAVRPLEAWLRTGSGPYLDPWYKHLSEAYKATMADLGVTSGMPADAFLAAMEHHKDGDPGMAAVLSAIKSTVKGGIGKLRERPQGAAHTYGERWPALDRPAWRPDIRAAVIATARVNMHRKILKTALAGRPTPAGRLVLDEDAAIPVALLSDCAVYLADGPSPLDFLPYTADGKPAPGTFRLGVSPGMVKHEGTQSLMWAVRLLDEGHNPARHIKGGDRDSGE from the coding sequence GTGCCCAACGAGCAAGAAACACTCTTCAGTGCCGTCGACGCACTGCTGGAACAGGTCGCCCAGGACCCGCTCCCGCCCCCCGCCGAGCGCAAGCGCCTCCGCGAGGCCGCCGGACTGACCCAGGACCAGGTCGCCAAGGTGCTCAACACGCGGCGCGAGTCCATCGGCAACTGGGAGTCCGGGCGCAGCGAACCCCGGCCCCCGAAGCGGGCCGCCTACGCCCGGCTGCTCGACGGACTCGCCGACCGCTTCCCGCCGGAACCGGAACCGGAGCCGGAGCCGGAACCGGAACCGGCTGCTCAGGCGGAACCCGAACCGGCTCCTCAGCCGGAGCCGCAGCTGGCATCGGGCCTCCGACCGGAGCCGGAGCCGCAGTCGAAGCCACAACCCGAGCCGGAGCCCCATGCGGCCGTGCCCCCCGCCGCGCCACCGGCTCCCGCCGCGGCCGACGTACCGCCCCCGGCCGAGCCTCACGTACCACCCCAGGCCACAGCTCCAGTGGCCGCGCCCGCGCGCACCCGTGCACCCGCCGCCCGACGCCCGGCGGCGTCCGCACCTTCCCCCGAGACGTCCGCCGACGACGGGTTCGCGAACGGGCCCCTCGGCGTCCTGGACGGTGACGGGGCGCTCTACTGCACGGGCGGCCTCGTCCTGGACTGCCCGGCCCGTACGATCCCGGCGCTCGCCGAGTGGACCCTCGCCGAGTCCCGGCTCGGCGCGCCCCGGCTCCACCCGTGGGGCAAGGACGCCGACCCCCTCATCGTGCTGACCGCCGCGGCGGCCGAACGGCTCGGGCTGCCCCCCGTCCTGGAGGACCGCCGAGGCCTGCGGCTGCCGGAGAACCACAAGGCCGTACGGCAGGTCACCCGCGCCGGATGGCGGCTGACCCGGCGCGGATTCGGCCCCTGGGCACGCATCTACCGCCCCGCCGACGGCGGCCGGCGGCAGTGCGTACAGCTCGCCGTCCTGCCGTGGGGCGCGCTCGACTCCCGTTCGTGGGGGGACGCCGCCGACCTGGAGCCGGCCGAGCTGGCGCGCGTCCTGGGTGTCTACGCGACCAGGGTGATCACGCCCCGGGGCTCGACCGCCGTGTGCGGCCTGGAGGCGATGACCGCGCTGCGCCCGCCCACGCGCGCGGTGCGGGACGAACAGACCGGCGCCTGGGTGTCGGGCCCGGTGCCGGGCTCCCTCACGCACCCCGTGGACCCCGCCCCGCCGGAGGCCCCCGCCGAACACCCCGCGGTCGCCGCCCTGTACCCGCGGGGCCACCAGCGGACGCCCGCCGAGGTGCTGGAAGAGGAGGCGTACGACTGGATCCGTGACCCGCAGCTGCTGACCGACGCCGAGTGCGAGCGCGCGTACGCCGTCGGCATCGACGTGAACACCGCGTTCCTGGCGGCCGCCAACCGGCTGTCCGTCGGACTCGGGGCACCGGTGCACGTCAAGGAGCCGGTGTTCGACCGGAAGACGCCCGGCTCCTGGCTGGTGGACCTGTCCGGCATCGAGCTGGACCCGCGGCTGCCCAGCCCGTTCACCCCGCACGGCGGCCGCCCGGACGGCCCCGCGTGGTACGCCACGCCGACGGTGGCCTACGCGCAGGAGCTGATCGAGACGTACGGCCTGCCCGGCGCGGTCCGCCCGCTGGAGGCCTGGCTGCGCACCGGGTCGGGGCCGTACCTCGACCCCTGGTACAAGCACCTGTCGGAGGCGTACAAGGCGACGATGGCGGACCTGGGCGTCACCTCCGGCATGCCGGCCGACGCGTTCCTGGCGGCGATGGAGCACCACAAGGACGGCGACCCCGGCATGGCGGCGGTGCTCTCGGCGATCAAGTCGACGGTGAAGGGCGGCATCGGCAAGCTGCGCGAACGGCCGCAGGGCGCCGCCCACACGTACGGCGAGCGGTGGCCCGCGCTGGACCGGCCGGCGTGGCGGCCCGACATCCGCGCCGCGGTCATCGCCACGGCGAGGGTCAACATGCACCGCAAGATTCTCAAGACCGCGCTCGCCGGGCGCCCGACGCCCGCCGGTCGCCTCGTGCTCGACGAGGACGCGGCGATCCCCGTCGCCCTTCTGTCCGACTGCGCGGTCTACCTCGCCGACGGGCCCTCGCCCCTGGACTTCCTCCCGTACACGGCCGACGGGAAACCGGCACCGGGCACCTTCCGCCTCGGGGTGTCGCCCGGCATGGTCAAGCACGAGGGCACACAGTCGCTGATGTGGGCGGTCAGGTTGCTCGACGAGGGACACAACCCCGCCCGGCACATCAAGGGCGGCGACAGGGACAGCGGGGAGTAG
- a CDS encoding DinB family protein, producing the protein MTTTPLPPRLAPLLEQFDFARERLTGRMAGPVMDSGNGTGVEVEPMTDEEYLWEPVPGCWSVRERAQGPGPRATELTGAGDWGRDSAAGPHPTPPPFTTIAWRLSHLSELLTVAADHTGRTGTLTRDDYRSSGDAVGAIAAFDAGAEAWRQALSQLDDAALDTVGYCTYPHGSYDEDPFLDIVWWVNQELLHHGAEIALLRDLYRARQQG; encoded by the coding sequence ATGACGACGACCCCCCTTCCACCCCGTCTGGCGCCGCTGCTGGAGCAGTTCGACTTCGCGCGCGAGCGCCTCACCGGCCGGATGGCGGGGCCCGTCATGGACAGCGGCAACGGAACGGGCGTCGAGGTCGAGCCCATGACCGACGAGGAGTACCTGTGGGAACCGGTGCCCGGGTGCTGGTCGGTGCGGGAGCGTGCGCAGGGGCCGGGGCCGCGCGCGACCGAGCTGACCGGTGCGGGCGACTGGGGGCGTGACTCCGCGGCCGGCCCGCATCCCACGCCGCCGCCGTTCACGACGATCGCCTGGCGCCTGAGCCACCTGAGCGAGCTGCTGACCGTGGCCGCCGACCACACGGGGCGCACGGGCACGCTCACCCGGGACGACTACCGCAGCAGCGGCGACGCCGTCGGCGCGATCGCGGCGTTCGACGCCGGGGCCGAGGCCTGGCGGCAGGCGCTGTCACAGCTGGACGACGCCGCGCTCGACACCGTCGGATACTGCACGTACCCGCACGGGAGCTACGACGAGGACCCGTTCCTCGACATCGTCTGGTGGGTCAATCAGGAACTCCTCCACCACGGCGCCGAGATCGCCCTGCTGCGCGACCTGTACCGGGCGCGGCAGCAGGGCTGA
- a CDS encoding DUF4232 domain-containing protein: MSTPACRNHKSAKGWKSYATGAAVVAALLASTACQPTAADGSDDPKASDRPSATGSAKPSGTASAQPGGSSGNTGGTGGTGGSGDKDTIAACTQDALAVSAVKEPADSKEARHLLITVQNAGDKKCNLYHYPHVRLGANARTTVPVIQDSDPDPGAPVTIAPGEEAHAALLASGGARDEYEAKSITLRLHGRKLGSTASEPIDVPMPVDTLYADDGQLVTYWTTASGAALDFITSK, encoded by the coding sequence ATGAGCACTCCTGCCTGCAGGAACCACAAGAGCGCCAAGGGTTGGAAGTCCTACGCCACCGGAGCCGCGGTGGTCGCCGCGCTGCTCGCGTCCACGGCGTGCCAGCCGACCGCGGCCGACGGTTCGGACGACCCCAAGGCCTCGGACCGGCCGAGCGCGACGGGTTCGGCGAAGCCGAGCGGCACGGCTTCGGCGCAGCCGGGCGGCAGTTCGGGCAACACCGGTGGAACCGGCGGGACCGGTGGTAGCGGCGACAAGGACACCATCGCCGCCTGCACCCAGGACGCACTCGCGGTGTCCGCCGTGAAGGAGCCCGCGGACAGCAAGGAGGCCAGGCACCTCCTCATCACCGTCCAGAACGCCGGCGACAAGAAGTGCAACCTCTACCACTACCCTCACGTGCGGCTCGGTGCCAATGCCCGGACCACGGTTCCCGTGATCCAGGACAGTGACCCCGACCCGGGGGCACCCGTCACCATCGCTCCGGGCGAGGAGGCACACGCCGCTCTGCTCGCGAGCGGCGGCGCCAGGGACGAGTACGAGGCGAAGAGCATCACCCTCAGGCTGCACGGCCGCAAGCTCGGCAGCACCGCGAGCGAGCCGATCGACGTGCCCATGCCCGTCGACACGTTGTACGCGGACGACGGTCAGCTGGTCACCTACTGGACGACCGCTTCCGGCGCAGCCCTGGACTTCATCACGTCGAAGTGA
- the tpg gene encoding telomere-protecting terminal protein Tpg: MGILGDSLDKATANTATRPAPKGAPAQMRFLVRQLKGTRPVAGLLGVSQRTVERYVKDQLRKPRPELAARLAEEVAKRWQPRVKERARKHAATTGGITVETRARFGFTAAPGSTDDGRIRLITQHLPPAYAARLFEAREAGAPDEQLRAVVAEGLQEQYFKDGGRRAAGLLVEFTDIDYVELDF, translated from the coding sequence ATGGGCATCCTCGGCGACAGCCTCGACAAGGCCACGGCGAACACCGCCACGCGCCCGGCGCCCAAGGGCGCGCCCGCGCAGATGCGCTTCCTCGTCCGGCAGCTCAAAGGCACCCGGCCGGTGGCCGGGCTGCTCGGCGTGTCCCAGCGCACCGTCGAGCGGTACGTGAAGGACCAGTTGAGGAAGCCGCGCCCCGAACTGGCGGCCCGCCTCGCGGAGGAGGTCGCGAAGCGCTGGCAGCCGCGGGTCAAGGAGCGCGCCCGGAAGCACGCGGCCACCACGGGCGGGATCACCGTGGAGACCCGCGCCCGCTTCGGCTTCACCGCGGCGCCCGGCTCCACCGACGACGGCCGCATCCGCCTGATCACCCAGCACCTGCCCCCGGCGTACGCGGCCCGCCTGTTCGAGGCCCGGGAGGCGGGCGCCCCGGACGAACAGCTCCGGGCAGTCGTCGCGGAAGGCCTCCAGGAGCAGTACTTCAAGGACGGCGGCCGCCGCGCCGCGGGGCTGCTGGTGGAGTTCACGGACATCGACTACGTCGAACTCGACTTCTGA
- a CDS encoding metallophosphoesterase, whose amino-acid sequence MNLLAMSDLHTRHSENRAFIDGLRPESPDDWLLVAGDVAETTTDIVRTMSLLRDRFGTVIWTPGNHELWTTPADPVQLRGEARYQYLVAALRDLGVITPEDPYPHWPGPDGPVVVAPLFVLYDYSFRRPGMHTKDEALKAAHDAGVVCTDEFVLHPDPYPSRDAWCRARVEYTRARLDAIDPTLPTVLVNHFPLVREPTRILRWPDFALWCGTEATADWHTRYRSAAVVHGHLHIPRTVVVDGVPHHEVSLGYPREWTRRAQEPVGLHRILPGGRPAPTASTP is encoded by the coding sequence TGAGCGACCTGCACACACGCCATTCCGAGAACCGGGCGTTCATCGACGGCCTGCGTCCCGAATCGCCCGACGACTGGCTGCTCGTCGCCGGCGACGTCGCGGAGACCACCACCGACATCGTCCGGACCATGAGCCTCCTGCGCGACCGTTTCGGCACGGTGATCTGGACGCCGGGCAACCACGAACTGTGGACCACGCCCGCCGACCCCGTCCAACTCCGCGGCGAGGCCCGCTACCAGTACCTCGTCGCCGCCCTCCGCGACCTCGGCGTGATCACCCCCGAGGACCCCTACCCGCACTGGCCCGGACCCGACGGGCCCGTCGTCGTCGCCCCGCTCTTCGTCCTCTACGACTACAGCTTCCGCCGACCCGGCATGCACACCAAGGACGAGGCGCTGAAGGCCGCCCACGACGCGGGCGTGGTGTGCACCGACGAGTTCGTCCTGCACCCCGACCCGTACCCCAGCCGCGACGCGTGGTGCCGGGCCCGCGTCGAGTACACCCGCGCCCGCCTCGACGCCATCGACCCCACCCTCCCCACCGTCCTCGTCAACCACTTCCCGCTCGTCCGCGAACCCACCCGCATCCTGCGCTGGCCGGACTTCGCCCTGTGGTGCGGCACGGAGGCCACCGCCGACTGGCACACCCGCTACCGCTCCGCCGCCGTCGTCCACGGCCATCTGCACATCCCGCGCACGGTCGTCGTCGACGGCGTACCGCACCACGAGGTGTCCCTCGGCTATCCGCGCGAGTGGACCCGGCGCGCCCAGGAACCTGTCGGACTGCACCGGATCCTGCCCGGCGGCCGTCCCGCGCCGACCGCCTCGACACCCTGA
- a CDS encoding NIPSNAP family protein, translated as MVPNPHPNPEADPHPVVDASGLSVIELRQYTLRPGRRDELVSLFDREFIEPQEAAGAAILGQFLDLDDPDRFVWLRGFTDMTARHRALTAFYGGPVWAQHGPRANATMADSDDVLLLRPAPAGNGLVAPSGRPPAGTPAPDRFVSATVWFFPPGRNNGSELIQQRLLPVLRRTGPAPLAVLTTETAPNTFPRLPVRTGVNVVAVLTSYADGEAHRAHVAATSAHPLVRDDILPAVQREQTAPPQLLRLAPTGRSLIR; from the coding sequence GTGGTCCCGAACCCCCACCCGAACCCGGAGGCCGACCCGCACCCGGTCGTGGACGCGAGCGGCCTCTCCGTCATCGAACTCCGCCAGTACACGCTGCGCCCCGGGCGGCGCGACGAACTGGTCTCGCTCTTCGACCGGGAGTTCATCGAACCCCAGGAAGCCGCCGGAGCCGCGATCCTCGGCCAGTTCCTGGACCTCGACGACCCCGACCGGTTCGTCTGGCTGCGCGGCTTCACCGACATGACGGCACGTCACCGGGCGCTCACCGCCTTCTACGGCGGACCGGTGTGGGCCCAGCACGGACCCCGCGCCAACGCGACCATGGCCGACTCCGACGACGTCCTGCTCCTGCGGCCCGCCCCGGCCGGGAACGGCCTCGTCGCCCCCTCCGGGCGGCCGCCGGCCGGGACCCCGGCACCGGACCGGTTCGTCTCCGCCACCGTCTGGTTCTTCCCGCCCGGACGGAACAACGGCTCCGAACTCATCCAGCAGCGCCTGCTGCCCGTGCTCCGCCGCACGGGACCCGCCCCGCTCGCGGTCCTCACCACCGAGACGGCACCCAACACCTTCCCGCGGCTGCCCGTCCGCACCGGAGTGAACGTCGTCGCGGTCCTCACCTCGTACGCGGACGGAGAAGCCCACCGCGCACACGTCGCGGCCACGTCGGCCCATCCCCTCGTACGGGACGACATCCTGCCGGCCGTCCAGCGGGAGCAGACGGCACCACCCCAGCTCCTGCGGCTGGCCCCCACGGGCCGCTCGCTCATCC